Below is a genomic region from Spartinivicinus marinus.
GTGTTAGTGGGTGGTTTGGCGTTGGATTACTGTGTTAAAACAACGGCCTTGCAGCTGGCCAAAGCCAATTTTCAGGTAATCGTTAATTTAGCGGCCTGTCGGGGAATAGCTGAAAACAGTATTAGTGAAGCGCTTAATGATATGCATCAAGCGGGTATTTTACTTATAAAGTCAGCGGCACAAGTTAAAAACAGTCAGTAAGGAATAGCCCATGTCCCGATCAATTATTAAAACGCCTTTGGACACTGATTTATATAAATTCACGATGCAGCAAGCGATGTTGCATCAGTATCCAGAGGCAGATGCTGTGGTGCGCTTTAAATGTCGTAGTGACTTTGACTTAAGGCCATACCTTCATGAAATACGGGATGAAATAGAGGCGTTGTCTGAACTGTATTTCCGTGAAGATGAGCTGCGCTACTTAAAACAACTGCGGTATATAAAAAAAGATTATGTAGACTATTTGCGCTTATTTCGGTTAAACCCTAAGCATGTCAGAGTCTTTATTGAAGATGGTCAGCTGGCGATTACTATTCATGGGCCATGGGTTCACATTACCCATTTTGAAATTTATATATTAGCCATTATCAGCGAAGTGGTCGCACGTAATAAATATCCTGATGTGGACTATGACGAAGGGCGCCGTCGCCTTTATGAAAAAATAAAAATGATTAAGCAGGCGGCAACCAAAATTGATTTGTCAGGCTTTAGCCTGGCAGAGTTTGGTACCCGTCGTCGTTTTTCAAGAGAATGGCAGTTTGAGGTGGTTGACATTTTAAAGCATGAGCTGGGTGAATATTTAGTTGGCACCAGTAATGTCGACTTTGCCCGTGAGCTTGAGCTGTCTCCTATAGGCACCATG
It encodes:
- the pncB gene encoding nicotinate phosphoribosyltransferase; protein product: MSRSIIKTPLDTDLYKFTMQQAMLHQYPEADAVVRFKCRSDFDLRPYLHEIRDEIEALSELYFREDELRYLKQLRYIKKDYVDYLRLFRLNPKHVRVFIEDGQLAITIHGPWVHITHFEIYILAIISEVVARNKYPDVDYDEGRRRLYEKIKMIKQAATKIDLSGFSLAEFGTRRRFSREWQFEVVDILKHELGEYLVGTSNVDFARELELSPIGTMAHEWLQAHQALGVRLIDSQKAALDAWVKEYRGDLGVALTDVISMDAFLRDFDMYFAKLFDGIRQDSGDPITWGEKAIAHYERLGINPRSKTLIFSDSLDIPKALEIYQHFTNRINVSFGIGTNLTNDLGSPSLNIVIKMVECNGQPVAKLSDSTGKTMCQDATYVEYLKQVFHYNGPTV